The Halobellus sp. MBLA0158 genome has a window encoding:
- a CDS encoding tyrosine-type recombinase/integrase, producing MSEELEPISPAEAKEMYLNAREHELSQSSLDSYHYRLKHFIRWCEEVEGIENMNDLSGRDLQRYKTWRRDDGDLKPVTLDGQLDALRVFIRWCESIDAVEQDLHQKFKALMPNLNRGDQQSEDILTTDEAEMLLEYQRKFEYASRSHVIIEILWHTGIRLGALHSLDVDDYDPEAERLEFHHRPDSGTRLKNGSEGERMVALDADVCRVIEDWIEYHRHDVEDEYGREPLITTRNSRLNKTNIRDAVYRVTRPCYYGEDCPKGRDPDDCEATTYPDYCRCPVNVSTHAIRRGSITHFLTEDVPEKVVSDRMNVGQDVLDKHYDKRDEEVKVEQRRGYLNNI from the coding sequence ATGAGCGAAGAACTCGAACCCATTTCGCCTGCTGAGGCGAAGGAGATGTACCTGAACGCGAGAGAGCACGAACTATCACAATCCTCTCTCGACAGCTATCACTACCGACTGAAGCATTTCATTCGGTGGTGTGAGGAAGTCGAGGGAATCGAGAATATGAACGACCTCTCCGGTCGAGATCTACAGCGGTACAAGACTTGGCGGAGAGACGACGGCGATTTGAAGCCGGTGACCTTGGATGGCCAACTCGATGCGCTTCGGGTTTTCATCCGTTGGTGCGAATCCATCGACGCAGTTGAACAGGATCTTCACCAGAAATTCAAAGCGCTGATGCCGAATCTCAATAGAGGCGATCAGCAATCTGAGGATATCCTCACGACCGATGAAGCAGAGATGCTCCTCGAATACCAGCGGAAATTTGAGTACGCTTCTCGATCCCACGTTATCATCGAAATCTTGTGGCATACCGGGATTCGCCTCGGAGCGCTTCATTCTCTAGACGTGGATGACTACGATCCGGAGGCTGAACGGCTGGAGTTCCACCATCGACCTGATTCAGGGACGCGACTGAAAAACGGCTCCGAGGGCGAGCGAATGGTTGCTCTTGATGCAGATGTTTGTCGTGTCATCGAAGATTGGATCGAATACCATCGCCACGACGTAGAGGACGAATATGGGCGGGAACCCCTAATCACGACGAGAAACAGCCGACTCAATAAGACGAATATCAGAGATGCGGTCTATCGGGTTACTCGCCCCTGCTACTATGGGGAAGATTGCCCGAAGGGACGCGATCCTGACGACTGCGAGGCTACCACTTACCCAGACTACTGTAGATGTCCGGTGAATGTATCAACTCACGCTATCCGCCGGGGATCAATCACTCACTTCCTGACCGAAGATGTGCCCGAGAAGGTTGTTTCTGATCGAATGAATGTGGGGCAGGACGTTCTGGACAAGCATTATGACAAGCGCGATGAAGAGGTGAAGGTCGAGCAGAGACGAGGATATCTTAACAATATCTAA
- a CDS encoding RNA-directed DNA polymerase, protein MDFAGSLNLTLAWRKTKRDYSHYMNSFISSPYIIRVLEHKKEDWLEDLRETLECGEFDPRSPRIIDVPKRDYHLRPASVLHPEDLVVYSALILEVFDELRSSIEWSAGECRYSHILREDIEDSNQWDEFEKPYWKEMQEKKIDLAEENEYVLETDVSGFYENIDIERVTSIFKQFTDRQDVGNEIRHLIRPWADPRKRGVPQGYGPSDILAEIYLDGVDRRLKNNGFDHVRYNDDFVIFCDSRDAAIEAQNLLEREFRIRGLNMKSGKTEIMPSIDALQAYAEPEATFEQIKEELGDQEADDSDEVEDTETTDRSLAEAAAEYARTVSGGTIPYGTESEDRETVSDGGLPPEEDDSAETADDSDDEITEEQREYLQEAYSRHIQDKEFKDVDTHIFRYIINRLGKAEDTIAIDYCIDYIKDGQADVRRILYNYFKYLPNKDEVAARMASAVANQELRYNYHNFLILRWLFEEEFNSTEVIHCARQVIGRRNELVESREYATAILSEYGDYSDWERIEVLYGEAERELTKAVIAYSLRQYELGRRKQFYDHIEGNYELVDMAIKTGDSHTT, encoded by the coding sequence ATGGACTTCGCGGGGAGCCTGAATTTAACCCTCGCTTGGAGGAAGACGAAGCGAGATTATAGCCACTATATGAATTCATTCATCAGTAGCCCGTATATTATCCGTGTTTTAGAGCATAAGAAGGAGGATTGGCTTGAAGATCTACGAGAAACTCTTGAATGTGGTGAATTTGATCCACGCTCCCCACGAATAATTGATGTCCCAAAAAGGGACTACCATCTTCGCCCTGCTAGCGTACTACATCCTGAAGATTTGGTTGTATATTCAGCTTTGATATTAGAAGTCTTTGATGAATTGCGTTCTTCAATTGAATGGTCGGCTGGAGAATGTCGCTATTCGCATATACTTCGAGAGGATATTGAAGATAGCAATCAATGGGATGAATTTGAGAAGCCCTATTGGAAAGAAATGCAAGAAAAGAAAATAGATCTTGCAGAAGAGAACGAATATGTATTGGAAACGGATGTGTCTGGATTTTATGAAAATATCGATATTGAGAGGGTCACATCAATTTTCAAACAATTCACTGATCGGCAAGACGTTGGAAACGAAATTAGGCATTTAATCCGGCCTTGGGCAGACCCACGTAAGCGGGGTGTCCCACAGGGCTATGGCCCCTCAGATATACTTGCAGAAATTTATCTGGATGGGGTAGACAGACGGCTCAAGAATAACGGATTTGATCACGTCCGATACAACGATGACTTTGTTATATTCTGTGACTCCCGGGATGCAGCAATTGAAGCGCAGAACCTTCTGGAGCGTGAATTCAGAATACGAGGCCTGAATATGAAATCAGGAAAGACGGAAATTATGCCATCAATAGATGCTCTTCAGGCCTATGCCGAGCCGGAGGCGACCTTTGAGCAAATAAAAGAAGAACTGGGGGATCAAGAGGCAGATGACTCCGATGAGGTAGAAGATACTGAGACTACGGATCGATCACTTGCCGAAGCTGCTGCAGAGTATGCACGCACGGTAAGTGGTGGTACAATTCCTTACGGTACCGAGTCGGAGGATCGTGAAACAGTTTCTGATGGGGGTCTACCACCTGAAGAGGATGATTCGGCGGAAACTGCTGACGATTCAGATGATGAAATAACTGAAGAGCAGCGGGAATATTTGCAAGAAGCATATTCACGCCACATCCAAGATAAAGAATTCAAAGATGTTGACACTCATATTTTTAGATATATAATTAACCGATTAGGAAAAGCAGAAGATACGATTGCGATTGATTATTGTATTGATTATATCAAAGATGGTCAGGCAGATGTTCGAAGGATCTTATATAACTATTTCAAATATCTTCCCAATAAGGATGAGGTCGCGGCAAGGATGGCATCAGCGGTTGCTAATCAGGAATTGAGATACAATTATCACAATTTCCTGATACTTAGGTGGCTCTTTGAGGAAGAATTCAATTCAACGGAAGTTATTCATTGTGCGCGTCAAGTGATCGGGAGAAGAAATGAATTGGTTGAAAGTCGAGAATATGCTACTGCTATACTCTCTGAGTATGGTGATTATTCTGATTGGGAACGTATTGAGGTACTCTATGGAGAGGCCGAGCGAGAGCTTACTAAGGCTGTAATTGCGTATTCATTAAGACAATATGAGTTGGGAAGACGGAAGCAGTTCTATGATCACATAGAGGGTAATTATGAACTGGTAGATATGGCGATCAAAACTGGTGACTCACACACCACCTAA
- a CDS encoding SHOCT domain-containing protein → MGFWNSIKEKFDEADRRTEEWIESKLDFDEERLQTLVESAQGESVTRDAFLIVLDGFVAPINLLDDEEQPHYFLNGSTVDVEGQGAGSESIVGWDRDRRIGGAYTILTSQRILVIANHARGYDEHTIPYDIVTAVNLNRGMVGIRLSIQTKSATYHCSATKTKNKYGSEEVESAVDYLRKKRQQTTEEDSDDALDQITRLKSLYDDGAITEEEFQEKKQSLLDDI, encoded by the coding sequence ATGGGGTTCTGGAATAGCATCAAAGAGAAATTCGACGAAGCTGATCGACGAACAGAGGAATGGATCGAAAGCAAACTCGATTTTGACGAAGAGCGACTTCAGACACTTGTTGAGAGCGCACAAGGAGAATCAGTAACTCGGGATGCGTTCCTGATAGTCCTTGATGGGTTCGTTGCTCCTATCAACCTATTAGACGATGAGGAACAACCTCACTACTTTCTCAATGGCTCAACCGTTGATGTGGAAGGACAGGGCGCAGGATCAGAGAGTATCGTCGGCTGGGATCGTGATCGCCGGATCGGGGGTGCATATACGATTCTCACTTCTCAACGAATCCTGGTTATAGCAAACCACGCTCGCGGATATGACGAACATACCATTCCCTATGATATCGTCACAGCAGTCAATTTGAATAGAGGAATGGTGGGCATTCGACTCTCTATTCAAACGAAGAGCGCAACCTATCACTGTTCTGCAACCAAAACCAAGAATAAGTATGGATCTGAGGAGGTAGAGAGTGCAGTCGATTATCTCCGCAAGAAACGGCAACAAACTACTGAAGAAGATTCAGATGATGCTCTTGACCAGATTACCCGACTCAAGTCGCTCTACGATGATGGCGCAATTACGGAAGAAGAATTCCAAGAAAAGAAACAATCACTACTTGATGATATCTAA
- a CDS encoding MarR family transcriptional regulator has product MRYSADWMTIADERILEYLSTTETSTPKKMADSGDVRFSRQYIGERCRKLADYGMVQHLGNGVYRITNSGEEYLSGDLDAEDLSPDIG; this is encoded by the coding sequence ATGCGGTATTCCGCCGACTGGATGACTATCGCCGACGAGCGAATCCTCGAATATCTTTCCACCACCGAAACAAGCACGCCGAAGAAGATGGCTGATAGCGGTGATGTTCGATTCTCTCGTCAGTATATCGGTGAGCGATGTCGGAAGTTAGCGGATTATGGAATGGTTCAGCATCTCGGAAATGGTGTCTATCGAATAACCAACTCGGGTGAGGAGTATCTTAGTGGTGATCTTGATGCTGAGGATTTGAGTCCAGATATTGGATAA
- a CDS encoding SLC13 family permease has protein sequence MVSITPAILVVFLVVVCALVLFVTEPVPVDVTAIGVMVALLLIQPASASLVGVGLLAEPIVLFPDYPADALSGFSSAATLTVLAMFILSDGVQRTGVIQRLGARIAAFTEGSLDRQLGATIGVVAPISGFINNTAAVAILLPMVTDLAERGGTSPSKLLLPLSYASMFGGMLTLIGTSTNILASDLSGRLLGRTFTMFEFTQLGIVVSIVGAAYLLTVGRWLTPERIRARGDLTEEFEMAEYLTEVVVREDSPLVGQQVQRALVETDFDVDLIQLIREGEVFLEPLGPKQIQAGDVFALRTDRDTLVELLDVEGLDVVPTAVDEDELEAGESRQNLVEVVVAPGSSLVDESLVSASFRQRYNATVLALRRGQELIRRRMDDVRLRVGDTLLVQATADSIERLDANRDFIVAQEIEKHDYRESKTPIAVGIVVAVVGLAALNVLPIVVSALAGALAMVATRCLRPQELYEAVQWDVVFLLAGVIPLGIALETSGGAALLADVVVASGDVLPLVGVLAVFYLLTAVLTNVISNNASVVLMIPVAIEAAQSLGANAFSFVLAVTFAASTAFMTPVGYQTNLFVYGPGGYRFSDYIRVGGPLQLVFAAVTTVGIVAIWGL, from the coding sequence GTGGTCTCGATAACGCCGGCGATCCTGGTCGTCTTCCTCGTGGTCGTCTGCGCGCTCGTGCTCTTCGTGACCGAGCCCGTCCCGGTCGACGTCACCGCGATCGGGGTGATGGTCGCGCTCCTCCTGATCCAGCCCGCGTCGGCGTCGCTCGTCGGCGTCGGACTGCTGGCGGAGCCGATCGTCCTCTTTCCGGACTACCCGGCGGACGCGCTCTCGGGCTTTTCGAGCGCCGCGACCCTGACCGTCCTGGCGATGTTCATCCTCAGCGATGGTGTCCAGCGGACGGGCGTGATCCAGCGGCTCGGCGCCCGGATCGCCGCCTTCACCGAGGGGTCGCTCGACCGGCAACTGGGGGCGACGATCGGCGTCGTCGCGCCCATCTCCGGCTTCATCAACAACACCGCCGCGGTCGCGATCCTGCTTCCGATGGTGACAGACTTGGCCGAGCGCGGCGGCACGTCGCCGTCGAAGCTCCTCCTTCCGCTCTCGTATGCCTCGATGTTCGGCGGGATGCTCACGCTGATCGGCACCTCGACCAACATTCTCGCGTCGGATCTGTCGGGGCGACTGCTCGGCCGCACCTTCACGATGTTCGAGTTCACCCAGCTCGGAATCGTCGTCTCGATCGTCGGCGCGGCGTACCTGCTGACGGTCGGGCGCTGGCTGACGCCCGAGCGGATCCGGGCCCGGGGGGACCTCACCGAGGAGTTCGAGATGGCCGAGTACCTCACCGAGGTCGTCGTCCGCGAGGACTCCCCGCTCGTGGGCCAGCAAGTCCAGCGAGCGCTCGTCGAGACCGACTTCGACGTCGACCTGATCCAGCTGATCCGCGAGGGCGAGGTCTTCTTGGAGCCGCTCGGACCGAAGCAGATCCAGGCCGGCGACGTGTTCGCGCTCCGGACCGACCGCGACACGCTCGTGGAGCTCTTGGACGTGGAGGGGCTCGACGTCGTGCCGACCGCGGTCGACGAGGACGAACTCGAAGCGGGCGAGTCGCGACAGAACCTCGTCGAGGTCGTCGTCGCGCCGGGCTCGTCGCTCGTCGACGAGTCGCTCGTCTCGGCCAGTTTCCGGCAGCGGTACAACGCGACGGTGCTCGCGCTCCGGCGCGGCCAGGAACTCATCCGCCGGCGGATGGACGACGTCCGGCTCCGCGTCGGCGACACGCTCCTGGTGCAGGCCACCGCCGACAGCATCGAGCGCCTCGACGCTAACCGCGACTTCATCGTGGCCCAGGAGATCGAAAAACACGATTACCGAGAGTCGAAGACGCCGATCGCGGTGGGCATCGTCGTCGCGGTCGTCGGCCTCGCGGCGCTGAACGTCCTCCCGATCGTAGTCTCGGCGCTCGCCGGCGCGCTCGCGATGGTGGCGACCCGGTGTCTCCGTCCGCAGGAGCTCTACGAGGCCGTCCAATGGGACGTGGTGTTCCTGCTCGCGGGCGTGATTCCGCTCGGGATCGCCCTCGAAACGTCCGGCGGCGCGGCGCTGTTGGCCGACGTGGTCGTCGCCAGCGGCGACGTCCTCCCGCTCGTCGGCGTGCTCGCGGTGTTCTATCTCCTCACGGCGGTCCTGACGAACGTCATCTCCAACAACGCCAGCGTCGTCTTGATGATCCCGGTCGCGATCGAGGCGGCCCAGTCGCTCGGCGCGAACGCCTTTTCGTTCGTGCTGGCGGTCACCTTCGCGGCCTCGACGGCGTTTATGACGCCCGTCGGCTACCAGACGAACCTCTTCGTCTACGGTCCCGGCGGCTACCGCTTCAGCGACTACATCCGCGTCGGCGGCCCCTTGCAGTTGGTGTTCGCCGCGGTGACGACCGTCGGCATCGTCGCCATCTGGGGGCTCTGA
- a CDS encoding DEAD/DEAH box helicase gives MSQQVGTVDTLFLHESGDDFLAVVERDGERVFRARLELKETSAGPRPAKFRVVRGSNEEPRDPSQFVEIARRASRIRISEQTSKARRKELQEMLDGYQLDALVVRTCRYCASDGRYSPITEETAVKTDREYICPDCAKRELERELDFSASGRLTGAAQDRLEELLLETQDLDRISNLLSGGLDPDLTKFDTVSATTDEVDLVETSTLDLHPELQRRVEDRFDTLLPVQSLSVDNGLFAGRDQLVVSATATGKTLVGELAGLNRALKGEGKLLFLVPLVALANQKHEDFEDRYGDLLDVTIRVGASRINDDGNRFDPNADIVVGTYEGIDHALRTGKDLGDVGTVVIDEVHTLKEEERGHRLDGLISRLKYYCEERAQDRSGYDGAQYVYLSATVGNPESLAERLRATLIEFEERPVPIERHVTFADGREKPDIVNKLVRREFDSKSSKGYRGQTIVFTNSRRRCHEISRKLEYDSAPYHAGLDYGRRKRVERQFGNQDLAAVVTTAALAAGVDFPASQVIFDSLAMGIEWLSVQEFEQMLGRAGRPDYHDKGTVYLLVEPDCTYHNSMEMTEDEVAFKLLKGEMEDVLTHYDETAAAEETLANVVVAGKRAKRLNDRMVGDVPTKHALGKLLQWEFIDGFEPTPLGRAVCRHFLSPSDAFRILDLIRSGTDPYGLVAEMELQEER, from the coding sequence GTGTCACAACAGGTCGGGACCGTCGACACGCTCTTCCTCCACGAGTCCGGCGACGACTTCCTCGCGGTCGTCGAACGCGACGGCGAGCGGGTCTTCCGCGCGCGGCTCGAACTGAAGGAGACGAGCGCCGGCCCGCGCCCCGCGAAGTTCCGGGTCGTCCGCGGGTCGAACGAGGAGCCGCGGGACCCGAGCCAGTTCGTCGAGATCGCGCGTCGAGCCTCCCGCATCCGCATCTCCGAGCAGACCTCGAAAGCGCGCCGAAAAGAGCTCCAGGAGATGCTCGACGGCTACCAGCTCGACGCCTTGGTCGTCCGGACCTGCCGCTACTGCGCCTCCGACGGGCGCTACTCGCCCATCACCGAGGAGACGGCAGTCAAGACCGACCGGGAGTACATCTGCCCCGACTGCGCGAAGCGCGAACTGGAGCGCGAACTCGACTTCTCCGCGTCGGGCCGGCTCACCGGCGCCGCCCAGGACCGCCTCGAAGAACTGCTCCTCGAAACCCAGGACCTCGATCGGATCTCGAATCTGCTGTCCGGCGGCCTCGATCCCGATCTCACGAAGTTCGACACCGTCAGCGCCACGACTGACGAGGTCGACCTCGTGGAAACCTCCACACTCGATCTCCACCCCGAACTCCAGCGGCGGGTCGAGGACCGCTTCGACACGCTCCTGCCGGTGCAGTCGCTCTCTGTCGACAACGGTCTCTTCGCGGGCCGCGACCAGCTCGTCGTGAGCGCCACCGCGACCGGGAAGACGCTCGTCGGCGAGCTCGCGGGTCTAAACCGCGCGCTGAAGGGCGAGGGGAAGCTGCTCTTTCTCGTCCCCCTGGTCGCGCTCGCGAACCAGAAGCACGAGGACTTCGAGGATCGCTACGGCGACCTACTGGACGTGACGATCCGGGTCGGCGCCTCCCGCATCAACGACGACGGCAACCGCTTCGATCCGAATGCCGACATCGTCGTCGGGACCTACGAGGGGATCGACCACGCGCTCCGGACGGGCAAGGACCTCGGCGACGTCGGCACCGTCGTCATCGACGAGGTCCACACGCTCAAGGAGGAAGAGCGCGGCCACCGGCTCGACGGGCTGATAAGCCGCCTCAAGTACTACTGCGAGGAGCGCGCCCAGGATCGTAGCGGCTACGACGGCGCGCAGTACGTCTACCTCTCGGCGACGGTCGGCAACCCGGAGTCGCTCGCCGAGCGCCTGCGGGCGACGCTCATCGAGTTCGAGGAGCGGCCCGTGCCGATCGAGCGGCACGTGACCTTCGCCGACGGTCGCGAGAAGCCCGACATCGTGAACAAGCTCGTTCGGCGGGAGTTCGACTCGAAGTCCTCGAAGGGCTACCGCGGCCAGACGATCGTCTTCACCAACTCCCGGCGGCGGTGCCACGAGATTTCCAGAAAGCTCGAATACGACTCCGCGCCGTACCACGCCGGCCTCGACTACGGCCGCCGCAAGCGGGTCGAACGCCAGTTCGGCAATCAGGACCTCGCGGCGGTCGTCACGACCGCGGCGCTGGCGGCCGGCGTCGACTTCCCCGCCTCGCAGGTGATCTTCGATTCGCTGGCGATGGGCATCGAGTGGCTCTCCGTCCAGGAGTTCGAGCAGATGCTCGGCCGCGCGGGCCGCCCCGACTACCACGACAAGGGGACGGTCTACCTGCTCGTCGAGCCGGACTGCACCTACCACAACTCGATGGAGATGACCGAAGACGAGGTGGCGTTCAAGCTCCTGAAGGGCGAGATGGAGGATGTCCTGACCCACTACGACGAGACCGCGGCCGCCGAAGAGACGCTGGCGAACGTCGTCGTCGCGGGCAAGCGCGCAAAGCGGCTGAACGACCGGATGGTCGGTGACGTCCCCACGAAGCACGCGCTCGGCAAGCTCCTCCAGTGGGAATTCATCGACGGCTTCGAGCCCACGCCCCTCGGCCGGGCGGTCTGTCGGCACTTCCTCTCGCCGAGCGACGCGTTCCGCATCCTCGATCTCATCCGCTCGGGGACCGACCCCTACGGCCTCGTGGCGGAGATGGAACTGCAAGAGGAGCGCTGA
- a CDS encoding CBS domain-containing protein, with translation MRGIRIGSAFGIPIKLDLTFLLVLPLFAWLIGTDVAQLTGVVNDLFGSAIDVGPLTAGSMQWVLGAAAALGLFVCVLLHEFGHSLVAMRYGYRIDSITLWLFGGVASFAEMPEDWKQELAIAIAGPIVSVALGVVSYIAFLALPSTLDPAKFVLGYLALTNVVLAAFNMLPGFPMDGGRVLRALLARNRPHARATQIAAEVGKVFAFLLGLFGLFANLFLVALAFFIYIGASSEAQQTVMKAAFQDVTVRDVMTPRADLDVVSEDTSVADLLERMFTERHTGYPVMDGDRLVGMVTLDDARSVREVERDAYRVDDVMSADVATISPDADAMTAIEQMQQHDVGRLPVVDGDGQVVGLISRSDLVTAFNIIQSRGTLSSLSPRERSNLPNPR, from the coding sequence ATGCGAGGCATCCGCATCGGGAGCGCGTTCGGGATTCCGATCAAGCTCGATCTCACCTTCCTGCTCGTTCTGCCCCTCTTCGCGTGGCTCATCGGAACCGACGTCGCCCAGCTGACCGGCGTCGTGAACGACCTGTTCGGATCGGCCATCGACGTCGGCCCGCTCACGGCGGGGTCGATGCAGTGGGTCCTCGGCGCGGCCGCGGCGCTCGGGCTGTTCGTCTGCGTCCTGCTCCACGAGTTCGGCCATTCGCTCGTCGCGATGCGGTACGGCTACCGCATCGACTCCATCACGCTGTGGCTGTTCGGCGGCGTCGCGAGCTTCGCGGAGATGCCCGAAGACTGGAAGCAGGAGCTCGCGATCGCGATCGCGGGTCCGATCGTCAGCGTCGCCCTCGGCGTCGTCTCCTACATCGCGTTTCTGGCGCTCCCGTCGACGCTCGATCCCGCGAAGTTCGTACTCGGCTACCTCGCACTGACGAACGTCGTCCTCGCGGCCTTCAATATGCTCCCGGGGTTCCCGATGGACGGGGGACGGGTGCTCCGCGCGCTCTTGGCGCGAAATCGACCGCACGCGCGGGCGACCCAGATCGCCGCCGAGGTCGGCAAGGTCTTCGCATTCCTGCTCGGGCTGTTCGGCCTGTTCGCGAACCTCTTTCTGGTCGCGCTGGCCTTCTTCATCTACATCGGCGCCTCCTCGGAGGCCCAACAGACCGTGATGAAGGCCGCCTTCCAGGACGTCACTGTCCGCGACGTGATGACGCCGCGCGCGGACCTCGACGTCGTGAGCGAGGACACGAGCGTCGCCGACCTGCTCGAACGGATGTTCACCGAGCGGCACACCGGCTATCCGGTGATGGACGGCGACCGGCTCGTGGGGATGGTCACCCTCGACGACGCGCGGTCGGTGCGGGAGGTCGAGCGCGACGCCTACCGCGTCGACGACGTGATGTCCGCCGACGTGGCGACGATCTCCCCCGACGCCGACGCGATGACGGCCATCGAGCAGATGCAACAGCACGACGTCGGGCGGCTCCCCGTCGTCGACGGCGACGGGCAGGTGGTCGGTCTCATCTCGCGCTCCGATCTGGTGACCGCGTTCAACATCATCCAGTCGCGGGGGACGCTCTCCTCGCTGTCCCCGCGAGAGCGCTCGAACCTCCCGAATCCGCGGTGA
- a CDS encoding competence/damage-inducible protein A, whose amino-acid sequence MDAGIVTVGNELLAGDIENTNATWLADELTGRGVDVARIVVVPDDEPILAETIRSWRERFDAVLVTGGLGGTPDDVTMDAVAAGLDRDLIVDPVAEADVQETIDRIFEENPDLDFDLRAEWYASIPAGATPIPNPEGLAPGCVVDDVYVLPGIPEEMRAVFENVAGDFAGEVATQTLYSPEPEGALASVLGAVAERFGVRVGSYPNRDASHTRLKVTGDDEATVTDAVEWLRAEADLELTLAEEWNDAVEEAP is encoded by the coding sequence ATGGACGCCGGAATCGTCACGGTCGGCAACGAACTGCTCGCGGGCGACATCGAGAACACGAACGCGACGTGGCTCGCCGACGAACTCACCGGGCGCGGCGTCGACGTCGCACGGATCGTCGTCGTGCCCGACGACGAGCCAATCCTCGCGGAGACGATCCGCTCGTGGCGCGAGCGCTTCGACGCCGTGCTCGTCACCGGCGGTCTCGGCGGGACGCCCGACGACGTGACGATGGACGCCGTCGCGGCCGGCCTCGACCGCGATCTGATCGTCGATCCCGTCGCCGAGGCCGACGTCCAAGAGACGATCGATCGCATCTTCGAGGAGAACCCCGATCTCGACTTCGACCTCCGGGCCGAGTGGTACGCGTCGATCCCGGCGGGCGCGACGCCGATCCCGAACCCCGAGGGCCTCGCGCCCGGCTGCGTCGTCGACGACGTCTACGTGCTCCCGGGGATCCCCGAGGAGATGCGTGCCGTCTTCGAGAACGTCGCCGGGGACTTCGCGGGCGAGGTCGCCACGCAGACGCTCTATTCGCCGGAGCCCGAGGGCGCGCTCGCCTCCGTCCTGGGAGCGGTCGCCGAGCGGTTCGGCGTCCGCGTCGGGAGCTATCCGAACCGCGACGCCAGCCACACCCGGCTCAAAGTCACCGGCGACGACGAGGCCACGGTGACCGACGCCGTCGAGTGGCTCCGCGCGGAGGCCGACCTCGAACTGACGCTCGCCGAGGAGTGGAACGACGCCGTCGAGGAGGCCCCCTAG
- a CDS encoding type IV pilin — translation MRLKQLFTDDSAVSPVIGVILMVAITVILAAVIGTFVLNLGQEVQQTAPQASFNFDYETQGDNNVTITHQTGDSIDTALLNTTGLNGGAKSVAWSARTGSSTVSAGTSAEFNNTVDWDGETIRVVWTSQNGENSATLSQSTAPDES, via the coding sequence ATGAGGCTCAAGCAGCTGTTCACGGACGACTCGGCGGTGTCGCCGGTGATCGGGGTGATCCTGATGGTCGCGATCACCGTGATTCTGGCCGCCGTTATCGGCACGTTCGTCCTGAACCTCGGGCAGGAAGTCCAGCAGACGGCGCCGCAGGCGAGTTTCAACTTCGACTACGAAACTCAGGGGGACAATAACGTCACCATCACCCATCAGACGGGTGATTCAATCGACACCGCCTTACTGAACACGACTGGGCTCAATGGGGGCGCAAAAAGCGTGGCTTGGAGTGCAAGAACGGGAAGTAGTACGGTTTCAGCGGGAACGAGCGCTGAATTCAACAATACCGTAGACTGGGACGGCGAAACGATCCGTGTGGTCTGGACGTCCCAAAACGGGGAGAATTCGGCTACGCTGAGTCAATCCACGGCGCCCGACGAGTCGTAG
- a CDS encoding type IV pilin, with translation MEFKKLFTDDSAVSPVIGVILMVAITVILAAVIGTFVLNLGGSIQNTAPQASFNFDYNTSAGDGEVTVTHQTGDTLQKSQINVTSSGGALTNTNPSDWPTEITAGDSNTYNTSGAWSGETIRVVWESDTGDNSATLSQSTAPGA, from the coding sequence ATGGAGTTCAAAAAGCTGTTCACGGACGATTCGGCGGTGTCGCCGGTGATCGGGGTGATCCTGATGGTCGCGATTACCGTGATCCTGGCCGCCGTTATCGGTACGTTCGTCCTGAACCTCGGGGGGAGTATTCAGAACACAGCTCCGCAGGCGAGTTTCAACTTTGATTACAATACATCGGCGGGCGACGGTGAAGTCACCGTTACTCATCAAACTGGAGACACTCTCCAGAAGTCACAGATTAACGTGACGTCGTCAGGGGGGGCGCTCACTAACACGAACCCAAGTGACTGGCCGACTGAGATCACCGCTGGTGACTCAAACACCTACAACACCTCTGGTGCCTGGAGCGGCGAGACCATTCGCGTCGTCTGGGAGTCGGACACTGGTGATAACTCGGCCACGCTGAGCCAATCCACCGCGCCGGGAGCATAA